A genomic segment from Zygotorulaspora mrakii chromosome 1, complete sequence encodes:
- the IOC3 gene encoding Ioc3p (similar to Saccharomyces cerevisiae IOC3 (YFR013W) and ESC8 (YOL017W); ancestral locus Anc_1.373), producing MNISNGEDQVHAEGILGNGTADGNRENETAPKEKRLGQLTFEDFEHIKHVETSPSMSGHAVGLRRSKRVHLPRFQRDPDEIAEEEAAAAAKDKRSKAAVRARAKAKEREKLAKEKEKQRAALLKKAAKENAKKSSANGKSGPIATESSVPTLTNGNWTPNMPLLSSDYKTHHSIISRLKNPNMKAVPYAGTIMKLMSFINKFSLYFAKELLNLSFQDFEIGLDLYPEDSLGISSINTEGSAHRTTLYQDFVPIKDIVSAQDKMNLLFLTLLKLTFSTSKSNELQKTHHPHATMNQLHSSKKIFAHLMKQLRAHAKDWGYPKEWKFETLDVEAFLKPKSQIFENDELEDPVDPKNGSILTKNLYTWHQQEIVPLESDPLYISELDRNGILALEPHDRVILFRSLLDWCSAQSPQIRNEIYHLSHFKRDPSFGIQTQHAPRYMVEGASITLAQFRKLCSMVQTKYEIRSKKKHVKKQIESGKRADLVKKFDFLKEIKAEMKKTPKEEKDQVMIALYDKWCGLFEGELQDNPLSDPFEDELYKLRQQEFFIGRVPQIGDFYLPRLHAYDSSPIASTYRDLRSLQELLRKFSDGTVDAFTLFENHGQEMSSQFKVIYHDTPSVVRDTVHGKYTANKNYWFEMCCDTVTLKEFLDFLEYKITPGDTVKVQDHNALNGQMSLDDNPEKELNGADSTTLPPHESDKENEKPSPDTNSNSLINKHPLPKEARFNAARTKLEYLKKFLTDMLPVLQTFETLKEQYSDMKPGKRLLRRAQTRSINYNASYDSDAENADLDMGEEFVDDEEDSEANSDEAEDSNEQVVEEDEGEEMDETENQRGAKRARSERNNSRIAKKNRRS from the coding sequence ATGAATATCTCCAATGGGGAAGATCAAGTTCATGCAGAGGGTATATTGGGAAATGGAACTGCTGATGGTAATAGAGAGAATGAAACAGCACCCAAAGAGAAAAGGCTAGGTCAATTaacatttgaagattttgagCATATAAAGCATGTAGAAACATCTCCTAGTATGTCAGGCCATGCAGTTGGTTTAAGACGATCAAAACGTGTACATCTACCTCGATTTCAAAGGGATCCAGATGAAATCGccgaagaagaagctgctgctgctgcaaAAGATAAAAGGTCAAAAGCTGCCGTTAGAGCTAGGGCCAAGGCCAAGGAGAGGGAAAAATTGGCAAAAGAGAAGGAGAAGCAGAGGGCGGCACTGCTGAAGAAGGCCGCCAAGGAAAAtgccaaaaaatcttcagCCAATGGAAAAAGTGGCCCAATAGCAACCGAGTCTTCAGTACCTACCTTAACTAATGGAAACTGGACCCCTAACATGCCTTTACTCTCTTCTGATTACAAGACGCATCACAGTATCATatcaagattgaaaaatccaaacaTGAAAGCGGTCCCTTACGCAGGTACTATCATGAAGCTTATGTCATTTATAAACAAGTTCAGCTTATATTTCGCAAAAGAACTGTTGAATTtatcttttcaagattttgaaataggTCTGGATTTATACCCCGAGGATTCATTAGGTATTTCATCTATTAATACAGAAGGGTCAGCTCATCGGACGACCTTATACCAGGATTTCGTACCTATAAAGGATATTGTATCAGCACAAGATAAAATGAATCTCCTCTTTCTCACCCTACTAAAGTTGACTTTCTCGACgtcaaaatcaaatgaactTCAAAAGACGCATCACCCTCATGCAACTATGAATCAGTTACATTCTtccaagaaaatttttgcacATTTAATGAAGCAGCTGCGTGCTCATGCCAAGGACTGGGGTTATCCCAAGGAATGGAAATTTGAGACGCTTGATGTGGAGGCTTTCTTGAAACCCAAGTcacaaatttttgagaatgACGAATTAGAAGATCCTGTCGATCCAAAAAATGGTTCAATTTTGACCAAGAATCTTTATACATGGCACCAACAAGAAATAGTGCCGCTAGAATCAGATCCTTTATACATTTCTGAACTTGATAGAAATGGTATACTTGCGCTTGAACCTCATGATCGAGTGATTCTCTTTAGGTCTCTTCTTGATTGGTGTAGCGCACAATCTCCACAAATTCGCAATGAGATCTACCACCTATCGCATTTCAAACGAGATCCTTCATTTGGAATACAAACTCAGCATGCGCCAAGATATATGGTTGAAGGTGCCTCAATTACCTTGGCTCAATTCAGAAAACTGTGTTCTATGGTACAGACAAAGTACGAGATTAGGAGTAAGAAAAAACATGTTAAGAAACAAATTGAGAGTGGTAAAAGAGCTGATCTCGTCAAGAAATTTGACTTCCTGAAGGAAATAAAAgcagaaatgaaaaagactcccaaagaagagaaagatcAAGTAATGATCGCTTTATATGACAAGTGGTGTGGTCTATTCGAGGGTGAACTACAGGACAACCCATTAAGTGATccatttgaagatgagcTATACAAGTTGAGGCAGCAGGAGTTTTTCATTGGAAGGGTACCTCAAATCGGAGATTTTTATCTCCCAAGACTTCACGCTTATGATTCCTCTCCAATTGCAAGTACATATCGCGATTTGAGAAGTTTGCAGGAGCTTCTGCGTAAGTTCTCAGATGGTACCGTCGATGCTTTTACTTTGTTCGAGAATCATGGACAGGAGATGAGCTCACAATTTAAAGTGATATATCACGACACACCATCTGTTGTACGTGACACCGTTCATGGGAAATATACTGCAAATAAGAACTACTGGTTTGAGATGTGCTGCGACACAGTCACTCTGAAAGAGTTTTTGGACTTTTTAGAATATAAAATTACACCAGGCGATACTGTAAAGGTACAGGACCATAACGCCTTAAATGGTCAAATGTCTTTAGATGACAATCCGGAAAAAGAACTAAATGGTGCAGATTCTACAACATTGCCACCTCATGAGAGtgacaaagaaaatgaaaaaccCTCCCCTGATACCAACTCTAACTCATTGATAAACAAACATCCGTTACCAAAGGAGGCTAGGTTTAACGCAGCAAGGACTAAGCTCGAGTATTTAAAAAAGTTTCTAACGGACATGCTACCAGTATTGCAAACTTTTGAGACGCTAAAGGAGCAATATTCTGATATGAAACCTGGCAAACGACTTCTCAGAAGAGCCCAAACACGTAGTATCAATTACAACGCAAGTTACGACAGTGATGCAGAGAATGCTGACCTAGATATGGGTGAAGAATTCGTagacgatgaagaagactCAGAAGCCAACTCCGATGAAGCAGAGGACTCAAATGAACAGGTGGTGGAGGAAGACGAGGGCGAAGAAATGGACGAAACTGAAAATCAACGTGGTGCCAAAAGAGCTCGCTCAGAAAGAAATAACTCGAGGAttgcaaagaagaataGAAGAAGCTGA
- the TUL1 gene encoding ubiquitin-protein ligase TUL1 (similar to Saccharomyces cerevisiae TUL1 (YKL034W); ancestral locus Anc_2.545), translating into MEIDGNTLIFIVIILFLFLSSPGGDGVSSQYEFNQLRSLKSQWSFEYDSFQNMTFNSNFQNVTGFKLSYQDVLSDSNINATFPLPSKDYDHWEQNQNYAVLPDEIINKVKENIWTDSDRSSDTNVFPSNIPGTLLGEIDLVSNDKFEQIPMPISKFFEPPTEFSDTTPPSGDTYMHNWPLYGEFHNVTFEVGEISIQITHKDTVSDRLSQSNGKLFNSQADKWKVLSLRIDFSDKNENEKHFMTTNAIYDVQRGRILLMTQSAKFHSLLAIPHYMGLQYQNEDEKMFNSLKKLVKEYWTASNFVESLTMTDLLELYDNAKFKCEYIGFLQLEPWNKYTPDQLKMIDDELNWPLGRPANLSSLPPLKLKSGILYSPDCGIELNLNNVKGKRYELQMRSIRNHLLLGIGLFAAQIYLLLCQMQHTNTPSRVNKISFYCFSMINLVDGSLATLYFIAASVLPQLYLPLVLSSFACFILASIFETRYLISVYSSQFNERNVSIFTLLRGNSNDSENNRATNATDNFITPDEASISGTIYGRLLFMLICFTLLTLSSTSWPRNIRMVFEYVLIFIFNSYWIPQIFRNVIKGTQGSRQRRSDGSVSQQRQDEMPLLWKFIIGTTIIRTLPVAYVFTYSSNVFRHHKDVKFVIILCLWLLFQISILYLQSILGARWFLPRMAIPEGYSYHRAMLSKELLEHGVSSNFTVDCSICMSEIAIYVDDVPETHDRDIQSFMVTPCGHIFHTHCLENWMSYKLQCPVCRSPLPPL; encoded by the coding sequence ATGGAAATTGACGGTAATACATTGATATTCATTGTTAtcatcctttttcttttcctctcGAGTCCCGGTGGTGATGGTGTCTCTTCACAATACGAGTTTAACCAATTACGAAGTTTGAAATCTCAATGGTCATTTGAATACGATTCTTTTCAGAATATGACTTTTAATTCGAATTTCCAGAATGTTACAGGTTTCAAACTTTCTTACCAAGATGTATTAAGTGACTCGAATATTAATGCAACTTTTCCACTACCGTCCAAGGATTATGACCATTGGGAGCAAAATCAGAACTATGCCGTTTTGCCAGACGAGATTATCAACAAGGTTAAGGAGAATATATGGACTGATAGTGATCGTAGCTCAGATACGAATGTCTTCCCATCCAATATTCCGGGTACACTTTTAGGTGAAATTGATCTTGTatcaaatgataaattcGAACAAATTCCAATGCCGATTTCCAAGTTTTTTGAGCCACCAACTGAATTTTCTGATACTACTCCTCCCTCTGGCGACACTTACATGCACAATTGGCCCCTTTATGGTGAATTTCACAATGTTACTTTTGAAGTCGGTGAAATCAGCATACAGATAACTCATAAAGATACAGTTAGCGATAGGTTAAGTCAGAGTAATGGAAAACTCTTCAATTCCCAGGCGGATAAATGGAAGGTTTTATCTTTACGTATTGATTTTTCTGATAAGAATGAGAACGAAAAGCATTTTATGACAACGAATGCTATATATGATGTACAAAGAGGCAGAATTTTGTTAATGACGCAAAGTGCAAAATTTCATTCCTTGCTTGCCATTCCTCATTATATGGGTTTACAGTATCAgaatgaagatgagaaaatGTTCAACTCTTTAAAGAAATTGGTCAAAGAATACTGGACTGCTTCAAACTTCGTAGAAAGTTTGACAATGACTGATCTACTGGAATTATATGATAATGCAAAATTTAAATGTGAATACATCGGATTTTTACAGCTTGAACCATGGAATAAATATACGCCCGATCAGCTTAAAATGATAGACGATGAGCTCAATTGGCCACTTGGAAGGCCTGCCAATTTGTCATCTTTGCCtcctttgaaattgaaatcgGGAATTCTTTACTCTCCAGACTGTGGTATCGAACTCAACCTGAATAAtgtcaaaggaaaaaggTACGAGCTTCAAATGAGATCAATTAGAAATCATCTTCTCCTTGGAATTGGATTATTTGCAGCCCAAATATACTTGTTGTTATGCCAAATGCAGCACACAAATACGCCATCAAGAGTAAACAAGATATCTTTTTACTGCTTCTCTATGATTAACTTAGTTGATGGCTCTTTGGCAACCCTTTATTTTATTGCCGCCAGTGTGTTACCCCAACTGTATCTACCTTTGGTTTTAAGTTCTTTCGCCTGCTTTATTTTGGCATCAATATTCGAAACGAGATACCTGATATCAGTTTACTCCTCACAATTTAACGAACGTAATGTCAGTATTTTTACATTATTGAGAGGAAACAGTAATGATAGCGAGAACAATCGTGCTACTAATGCTACAGACAATTTTATCACACCTGATGAAGCCTCTATTAGTGGCACCATATATGGTCGTTTGCTATTTATGCTGATATGTTTCACACTTTTGACGTTAAGTTCTACTTCATGGCCTCGTAACATCAGAATGGTTTTCGAATATGTTTTAATATTTATCTTCAATTCTTATTGGATTCCACAGATCTTTAGAAATGTCATCAAAGGAACGCAGGGCTCTAGACAGAGAAGATCTGATGGTTCTGTAAGTCAACAAAGGCAGGACGAAATGCCACTACTGTGGAAATTTATTATAGGGACAACAATAATCAGAACTTTGCCAGTGGCTTACGTTTTCACTTACTCATCGAATGTTTTTAGACACCATAAAGATGTGAAATTTGTTATTATTCTGTGCCTGTGGCTGTTGTTTCAGATATCTATTCTATACCTACAGAGTATTTTAGGTGCTCGGTGGTTTTTGCCACGGATGGCTATACCGGAAGGATATTCTTATCATAGGGCTATGCTCTCCAAAGAATTGTTGGAGCATGGTGTATCATCCAATTTCACAGTGGACTGCTCCATCTGTATGTCAGAAATAGCAATCTACGTGGATGATGTTCCGGAAACCCATGATAGAGACATACAATCATTCATGGTAACGCCCTGCGgacatatttttcatacACATTGTTTGGAAAACTGGATGAGCTATAAACTTCAGTGTCCCGTGTGTCGGTCGCCATTACCACCATTATAG
- a CDS encoding UTP--glucose-1-phosphate uridylyltransferase (similar to Saccharomyces cerevisiae YHL012W and UGP1 (YKL035W); ancestral locus Anc_2.546) has translation MSYHKKHTKTHSTYAFESNTNSVAASQMRNALNKLADSVKDNEELRAKFENELDSFFTLFRRYLVEKSSGNTLDWEKINSPSNDEVIDYNELVEHQPESVANLSKLAVLKLNGGLGTSMGCVGPKSVIEVREGNTFLDLSVRQIEYLNRQYDSDVPLLLMNSFNTDKDTEHLIKKYTANRIRIRSFNQSRYPRVFKDSFLPVPTHYDDPLDSWYPPGHGDLFESLHSSGELDALIAQGREILFVSNGDNLGAMVDLKILNHMIETGAEYIMELTHKTRADVKGGTLISYDGQVRLLEVAQVPKEHIDEFKNIRKFKNFNTNNLWINLKAVKRLIENASLTMEIIPNSKTIKRNGQEINVLQLETACGAAIRHFEGAHGVVVPRSRFLPVKTCSDLLLVKSDLFRLEHGSLKIDPARFGPNPLIKLGSHFKKVSDFNLRIGHIPKIVELDHLTITGNVFLGKNVTLKGTVIIVCSDGHRIDIPNGSILENVVITGNLQILEH, from the coding sequence ATGTCGTACCACAAGAAGCATACAAAGACGCATTCGACATATGCGTTCGAGAGCAATACCAACAGCGTTGCAGCGTCGCAGATGCGCAATGCCTTGAACAAGTTGGCAGACTCGGTCAAGGACAACGAGGAGCTGCGTGCAAAGTTTGAGAATGAGTTGGACTCTTTCTTCACGCTGTTCCGGAGGTACCTGGTCGAAAAGTCGTCGGGGAACACTCTGGACTGGGAAAAGATCAACTCGCCGTCCAACGACGAAGTTATCGACTACAACGAGCTGGTCGAGCATCAGCCTGAGAGCGTAGCCAATTTGTCGAAGTTGGCTGTTTTGAAGCTGAATGGAGGGCTGGGTACTTCTATGGGGTGCGTGGGTCCCAAAAGTGTCATCGAGGTCAGAGAGGGTAACACGTTCTTGGACCTTTCCGTTAGGCAGATCGAGTATCTGAATAGACAGTACGACAGCGATGTGCCCTTACTGTTGATGAACTCTTTCAATACGGACAAGGATACTGAGCACTTGATCAAGAAATATACGGCTAACAGGATCCGAATCAGATCATTCAATCAGTCGAGATACCCCAGggttttcaaagattcttTTCTGCCGGTTCCAACTCACTACGATGATCCGTTAGACTCATGGTATCCACCCGGTCACGGTGACTTGTTTGAATCGCTACACTCATCTGGTGAATTAGATGCCTTAATTGCGCAGGGTAGGGAAATTCTTTTCGTCTCAAATGGTGATAATTTGGGTGCAATGGTTGATCTAAAGATATTGAACCATATGATTGAGACAGGAGCTGAATATATCATGGAATTGACGCATAAGACGAGAGCCGACGTGAAAGGTGGTACTTTGATATCGTATGATGGTCAAGTTCGTCTTCTAGAAGTTGCTCAAGTTCCAAAAGAGcatattgatgaatttaaaaatattcgaaagttcaagaatttcaacACGAATAATTTATGGATTAATCTAAAAGCTGTCAAAAGATTGATAGAAAATGCTTCGTTGACAATGGAGATTATTCCAAATAGTAAAActatcaaaagaaatggtCAAGAAATCAACGTTTTACAATTGGAAACTGCATGTGGTGCTGCAATTAGACATTTTGAAGGTGCTCATGGTGTTGTTGTCCCGAGATCAAGATTTTTACCCGTGAAAACTTGTTCGGATCTGTTGCTAGTCAAATCTGATTTGTTCCGTTTGGAGCATGGTTCGTTGAAAATTGACCCAGCAAGATTTGGTCCAAATCCTCTAATTAAACTGGGCTCACATTTCAAGAAAGTGTCCGATTTCAATTTAAGAATTGGTCATATACCAAAAATCGTTGAACTAGATCATTTAACAATTACTGGTAACGTATTCCTGGGTAAAAATGTTACATTAAAAGGTACAGTTATTATTGTGTGCTCCGATGGTCATAGGATTGATATTCCAAATGGCTCTATCTTAGAAAATGTCGTTATTACTGGCAACTTACAAATTCTGGAACATTAA
- the RGT1 gene encoding Rgt1p (similar to Saccharomyces cerevisiae RGT1 (YKL038W); ancestral locus Anc_2.547), with protein MNETQTRRAVAGESIDAGVRQDSGLEKRDTVERQEQQEQGSNSASGGSGSGSGSGHGHGPTHSGKRRIKASRACDQCRKRKIKCDYNEDKGICTNCSKNGEKCAFDRVQLKRGPSKGYTRSESRPRSRSTSSDGNNNINNPGSAHGLSSPSLRAQSVLLPPLAQYLPQANTGPLNTSGGANNANNNASSNHKNGNLGQQQFWKVPYHEFNNSRRGSIDSLQSDLSIKNLNTPIADQQLLYATPSGSSSHGYQPPNIINNGSFHNDQRASYSSLTNRTAQSHVFSDDIDELRRKSTSFPPILRNPSNASMINQQPQQQPQQQPQQQNLYPYSQFSQQRPAMASSLSSFSQFGVNGYQSRQGSVASDAMSPGAPVIYPGFSATNNNTANLTLPIATVDETKRLVPDLLQQQPLQQNETKLMPQVLQQAQQMQRVQQTQQASQTRISKKNGDIRKSGTKKKRKCAPTHKRSQSSSSNISMNSNKSSVSYASDSACGISSLNRGIVYGQISDVDLIDSYYEFVHTGFPVIPLNKKTLTNEILLVNTQPISAIHEVNNYVIVWFRNSLELLIRVSLKKRYNNFFDGGGINNDNIQGSDTTKNRTYGESDSTTDNNGNYNDNDNDNDNDNNNKKSNSNNNINGIDEEALEIKAVFINALNECLQKIVDVHPRFREIKQQVSRKIKIIYLSTFILLNYILAIVGYDNSFVLGMSVTIFKEFKIHELLLFDSFEDSDYHNDHRKSVTDPDKDQSDNHSKSLIVFKRLYVILIIFDSLQSCLYGGPKLINIPIHGSTESFFVSDDAKWAVDESSFRMKPILKSIKLGELINEIAMNRRSICDINGEKLIWHPDSEFQINEANEDLRDDDETEILTLAELFHDFLLTKINITNALLTLKYEVELISEVTKSLCDLISLTLKLLMLLIKLNPTNRIDYNFRPMENHPPEHQQQHNLDQEENYANNIGNHHGNEIYQRLLGLQQNRKNEQSNLLRGVVSPYCVCIVDEVSNVIELIKQLPTSLIGLAVQNTLGNHPTIKPQDLIVQLSNSMNNIVTITSLLNMMKPFKLQDQQQSDVSYAANRRKYTDAESVMKQVYRSKWLLNKKEIPSEPPGLQGFIAIGWKLLDDSELGWC; from the coding sequence ATGAATGAGACTCAGACCAGGAGAGCTGTAGCAGGTGAGTCGATAGACGCCGGTGTGAGGCAGGATTCGGGTCTCGAGAAAAGGGATACGGTGGAGAGGCAAGAGCAGCAAGAGCAAGGCAGTAACAGCGCGAGCGGCGGCAGCGGTAGTGGCAGCGGCAGCGGTCATGGCCATGGCCCAACACACAGCGGCAAGAGGAGGATAAAGGCCTCTCGGGCTTGTGATCAGTGTCGTAAAAGGAAAATCAAGTGCGACTACAACGAAGACAAAGGGATATGCACCAATTGTTCCAAGAATGGAGAGAAATGCGCGTTCGACAGGGTTCAGTTGAAAAGGGGACCATCCAAGGGATACACCAGGAGTGAGAGCAGACCTAGGTCACGCTCAACTTCCAGCGATGGGAACAACAACATTAATAACCCCGGCAGTGCGCATGGATTGTCATCCCCTTCGTTGAGGGCGCAGTCTGTACTGCTGCCGCCTCTGGCGCAGTACCTTCCGCAAGCTAATACGGGACCATTGAATACTAGCGGCGGCGCAAACAATGCAAACAACAATGCGAGCAGTAACCACAAAAATGGTAATTTAGGCCAGCAACAGTTTTGGAAGGTACCGTACCACGAGTTTAACAATTCAAGAAGAGGTTCCATTGATTCGTTACAAAGTGACCTGTCcatcaagaatttgaataCTCCTATCGCTGATCAGCAATTACTCTACGCGACACCAAGTGGGTCTTCATCTCATGGATATCAGCCTCCGAATATTATTAATAATGGATCATTCCATAATGATCAAAGAGCGAGCTACTCCTCTCTTACAAATAGGACCGCTCAATCACATGTATTCtctgatgatattgatgaattaCGCAGAAAATCTACGTCATTTCCACCAATTTTAAGAAATCCTTCGAATGCAAGCATGATAAATCAGCAGCCGCAACAACAGCCGCAACAGCAACCGCAACAACAAAATTTGTATCCATATTCTCAATTTTCTCAGCAGAGACCTGCCATGGCCTCATccctttcttcttttagCCAGTTCGGCGTCAATGGATACCAATCAAGACAGGGATCCGTTGCTAGTGATGCTATGTCACCAGGTGCTCCTGTTATTTATCCAGGCTTTTCGGCAACGAACAATAATACAGCAAATCTTACTTTACCAATAGCCACTGTCGACGAGACAAAAAGATTAGTACCTGATTTACTACAACAGCAGCCATTGcaacaaaatgaaacaaaatTGATGCCACAAGTATTACAACAAGCGCAGCAAATGCAACGGGTCCAGCAAACACAACAGGCTTCACAAACTAGAATTTCTAAAAAGAATGGCGATATAAGAAAGTCTGgaacaaagaagaaacgGAAATGTGCACCTACACATAAGAGATCGCAAAGTTCGAGTAGTAATATATCGATGAATTCTAACAAATCTTCCGTTTCTTATGCAAGCGATAGTGCATGCGGGATATCAAGCTTGAACCGTGGCATTGTTTATGGTCAAATATCTGATGTTGATCTTATTGATTCCTATTACGAATTTGTACACACAGGTTTCCCAGTTATACCATTGAATAAGAAAACTTTAACTAATGAAATTCTTTTGGTGAATACACAACCAATATCGGCAATTCACGAAGTTAATAATTACGTGATAGTCTGGTTTAGAAATTCTCTAGAGTTATTGATCAGagtttctttgaagaagagatatAATAATTTTTTCGACGGCGGTGGCATCAATAATGACAATATTCAGGGCAGTGATACCACGAAAAACCGTACCTATGGTGAAAGTGATAGCACTACTGATAACAATGGAAACtataatgataatgataacgataatgataatgataacaataataaaaaatcaaatagtaataataatatcaatggaattgatgaagaagccTTAGAAATTAAAGCAGTATTCATAAATGCATTGAATGAATgtttacaaaaaattgttgatgttCATCCTCGATTTCGAGAAATCAAGCAACaagtttcaagaaaaataaaaataatatacCTGTCAACTTTTATCCTCCTGAACTATATTTTGGCGATTGTTGGATACGATAATTCCTTTGTATTGGGGATGTCAGTgacaattttcaaagagttcaaAATACATGAATTGCTATTATTCGATTCTTTCGAAGATAGCGATTACCATAATGATCATCGTAAAAGTGTTACAGACCCCGATAAGGATCAGAGTGATAACCATTCCAAAAGTTTAATAGTCTTTAAAAGATTATATGTCATATTGATTATTTTCGATTCTTTACAAAGCTGTCTGTACGGTGGGCCAAAATTGATCAACATTCCGATTCATGGCAGTACGGAAAGTTTTTTTGTGTCTGACGATGCAAAGTGGGCTGTCGACGAGAGCTCTTTTAGGATGAAGCCGATTCTTAAAAGTATCAAACTAGGGGAACTGATAAATGAAATAGCAATGAATAGACGGTCAATCTGTGACATaaatggtgaaaaattaatCTGGCATCCAGACTCTGAATTCCAGATAAATGAAGCAAATGAAGATCTCCGAGACGATGACGAGACGGAGATATTGACGTTGGCTGAGCTATTTCACGATTTTCTGCTAACAAAGATTAACATCACAAATGCGCTATTGACTTTGAAGTATGAAGTCGAACTAATATCTGAAGTAACCAAATCGCTATGTGACTTGATTTCCTTGACCTTGAAACTGCTGATGCTACTGATCAAACTGAATCCAACCAACCGAATCGATTATAATTTTAGACCCATGGAAAACCATCCGCCAGAGCATCAGCAGCAGCACAACCTTGACCAGGAAGAAAATTACGCTAATAATATCGGCAACCACCACGGCAATGAGATCTACCAACGGTTACTGGGGCTGCAGCAAAACAGGAAAAACGAACAATCCAATTTGCTCCGCGGCGTCGTATCTCCGTACTGCGTATGTATAGTCGATGAAGTATCGAATGTTATAGAGCTGATCAAACAACTTCCGACCTCGTTAATTGGCCTCGCCGTGCAGAACACTTTGGGAAACCATCCCACGATAAAACCTCAAGACTTGATAGTGCAACTGTCGAATTCCATGAATAATATCGTAACGATCACAAGTCTgttgaatatgatgaaaCCTTTCAAATTGCAAGATCAGCAGCAAAGTGATGTGAGCTATGCAGCTAATCGCCGTAAGTATACCGACGCAGAAAGCGTCATGAAACAGGTGTACCGGTCGAAATGGCTACTAAACAAGAAAGAGATCCCCTCGGAACCCCCCGGTCTTCAAGGTTTTATAGCCATTGGGTGGAAACTGCTTGACGACTCGGAGCTGGGTTGGTGCTGA